The following coding sequences lie in one Anguilla anguilla isolate fAngAng1 chromosome 14, fAngAng1.pri, whole genome shotgun sequence genomic window:
- the LOC118212631 gene encoding bromodomain-containing protein 3-like isoform X2 — protein MFTNCYIYNKASPHSAGYITNTMFTNCYIYNKASPHNAGYITNTVFTNCYIYNKASPHNAGYITNTVFTNCYIYNKASPHNAGYITNTMFTNCYIYNKASPHSAGYITNTMFTNCYIYNKASPHNAGYITNTVFTNCYIYNKASPHNAGYITNTMFTNCYIYNKASPHSAGYITNTMFTNCYIYHKASPHNAGYITNTVFTNCYIYNKASPHNAGYITNTMFTNCYIYNKPSDDIVLMAQALEKIFLQKVAMMPQEEVELLPPAPKVKGRKPPGTGGQQEPAVSSASPPPSFSSSTPPVSQSPVIASTPVPTITSNIPTVQTTPTAPPMMPVVPPAQPVIKKKGVKRKADTTTPTTSAITASRGESPPPVPPEAKPGKAAAAGGRRESTGRPVKPPKKDLEDGEAAATGGLPGGKKGRLTEHMRYCDSILREMLSKKHAAYAWPFYKPVDADALQLHDYHEIIKHPMDLSTVKKKMDERQYLDAQGFAADVRLMFSNCYKYNPPDHEVVAMARKLQDVFEMRFAKMPDEPAEASPPLAPPAEGVVSKSRESSGSSGGSSSSDSSDSEEERATRLAELQEQRFSVERPKGNGCAERFQLKAVHEQLAALSQAPVSKPKKKKEKEKKKKEKDKEKHKAKAEEEKKPKQPSALPAKQPAPPKKLPARKANSTVTATRQPKKGAKGAERESEDEPPLPMTYDEKRQLSLDINRLPGEKLGRVVHIIQSREPSLRDSNPDEIEIDFETLKPSTLRELERYVKSCLQKKQRKPPQKGGSAGGGGPSRLSGTSSSSDTGSSSSSGSSSDSTDSD, from the exons ATGTTCACCAACTGCTACATCTACAACAAGGCAAGTCCCCACAGTGCAGGTTACATTACAAACACCATGTTCACCAACTGCTACATCTACAACAAGGCAAGTCCCCACAATGCAGGTTACATTACAAACACTGTGTTCACCAACTGCTACATCTACAACAAGGCAAGTCCCCACAATGCAGGTTACATTACAAACACTGTGTTCACCAACTGCTACATCTACAACAAGGCAAGTCCCCACAATGCAGGTTACATTACAAACACCATGTTCACCAACTGCTACATCTACAACAAGGCAAGTCCCCACAGTGCAGGTTACATTACAAACACCATGTTCACCAACTGCTACATCTACAACAAGGCAAGTCCCCACAATGCAGGTTACATTACAAACACTGTGTTCACCAACTGCTACATCTACAACAAGGCAAGTCCCCACAATGCAGGTTACATTACAAACACCATGTTCACCAACTGCTACATCTACAACAAGGCAAGTCCCCACAGTGCAGGTTACATTACAAACACCATGTTCACCAACTGCTACATCTACCACAAGGCAAGTCCCCACAATGCAGGTTACATTACAAACACCGTGTTCACCAACTGCTACATCTACAACAAGGCAAGTCCCCACAATGCAGGTTACATTACAAACACCATGTTCACCAACTGCTACATCTACAACAAG CCCTCGGATGACATCGTGCTCATGGCTCAGGCCCTAGAGAAGATCTTCCTGCAGAAAGTGGCCATGATGCcccaggaggaggtggagctgTTGCCCCCCGCCCCGAAGGTCAAGGGGCGGAAACCCCCCGGCACAG GGGGTCAGCAGGAGCCGGCCGTGTCCTCAGCCTCGCCTCCTCCGTCCTTCTCCAGCAGCACGCCCCCGGTGTCCCAGTCCCCCGTCATCGCCTCCACTCCAGTGCCAACCATCACCTCTAACATCCCCACAGTGCAGACCACGCCCACCGCCCCGCCCATGATGCCCGTAGTTCCCCCCGCGCAGCCTGTCATCAaa AAGAAGGGCGTGAAGCGGAAAGCTGACACCACCACGCCCACCACCTCCGCCATCACGGCCAGCCGCGGCGAGTcgccgccccccgtccccccggaGGCCAAGCCGGGcaaggcggcggcggcgggggggcggcgggagaGCACGGGGCGGCCCGTCAAGCCGCCCAAAAAGGACCTGGAGGACGGCGAGGCGGCGGCGACGGGGGGGCTGCCGGGGGGGAAGAAGGGCCGGCTGACGGAGCACATGCGCTACTGCGACAGCATCCTGCGCGAGATGCTCTCCAAGAAGCACGCCGCCTACGCCTGGCCCTTCTACAAGCCCGTGGACGCCGACGCCCTGCAGCTGCACGACTACCACGAGATCATCAAGCACCCCATGGACCTCAGCACCGTCAAG AAAAAGATGGATGAGCGGCAGTACCTGGACGCCCAGGGCTTTGCGGCGGACGTGCGGCTGATGTTCTCAAACTGTTACAAGTACAACCCGCCGGACCACGAGGTGGTCGCCATGGCCAGGAAACTGCAG GACGTGTTTGAGATGCGCTTCGCCAAGATGCCGGACGAGCCGGCGGAGGCCAgcccgcccctggccccgcccgccgAGGGCGTGGTCAGCAAGAGCCGGGAGAGCAGCGGGAGCAGTGGGGGGAGCTCCAGCTCGGACAGCTCCGACTCGGAGGAGGAGCGGGCCACCCGGCTGGCAGAGCTGCAGGAACAG CGATTCTCTGTGGAGCGCCCCAAGGGTAACGGGTGCGCCGAGCGTTTTCAG ctgaAGGCCGTTCATGAGCAGCTGGCCGCCCTGTCCCAGGCGCCGGTAAGtaaaccaaagaagaagaaagagaaggagaagaagaaaaaggagaaggaCAAAGAGAAGCACAAAGCGAaggcggaggaggagaagaagcccAAGCAGCCGTCCGCCCTGCCGGCCAAGCAGCCGGCCCCGCCCAAGAAGCTTCCGGCACGGAAGGCCAACAGCACCGTCACGGCAACCAG GCAGCCAAAGAAGGGGGCGAAGGGGGCCGAGCGCGAGTCGGAGGACGAGCCCCCGCTGCCCATGACGTACGACGAGAAGCGGCAGCTGAGCCTGGACATCAACCGGCTGCCGGGCGAGAAGCTGGGCCGCGTGGTGCACATCATCCAGTCCCGCGAGCCCTCGCTGCGCGACTCCAACCCCGACGAGATCGAAATCGACTTCGAGACGCTCAAGCCGTCCACGCTGCGCGAGCTGGAGCGCTACGTCAAGTCCTGTTTACAGAAGAAGCAGCGGAAACCGCCGC aGAAGGGCGGCtcggcgggcggcggcggcccctCCAGGCTCAGCGGGACCAGCAGCTCCTCGGACAcgggcagcagcagctccagcggCTCCAGCTCGGACAGCACCGACTCCGACTGA
- the LOC118212631 gene encoding bromodomain-containing protein 3-like isoform X1 encodes MFTNCYIYNKASPHSAGYITNTMFTNCYIYNKASPHNAGYITNTVFTNCYIYNKASPHNAGYITNTVFTNCYIYNKASPHNAGYITNTMFTNCYIYNKASPHSAGYITNTMFTNCYIYNKASPHNAGYITNTVFTNCYIYNKASPHNAGYITNTMFTNCYIYNKASPHSAGYITNTMFTNCYIYHKASPHNAGYITNTVFTNCYIYNKASPHNAGYITNTMFTNCYIYNKPSDDIVLMAQALEKIFLQKVAMMPQEEVELLPPAPKVKGRKPPGTGGQQEPAVSSASPPPSFSSSTPPVSQSPVIASTPVPTITSNIPTVQTTPTAPPMMPVVPPAQPVIKKKGVKRKADTTTPTTSAITASRGESPPPVPPEAKPGKAAAAGGRRESTGRPVKPPKKDLEDGEAAATGGLPGGKKGRLTEHMRYCDSILREMLSKKHAAYAWPFYKPVDADALQLHDYHEIIKHPMDLSTVKKKMDERQYLDAQGFAADVRLMFSNCYKYNPPDHEVVAMARKLQDVFEMRFAKMPDEPAEASPPLAPPAEGVVSKSRESSGSSGGSSSSDSSDSEEERATRLAELQEQVGAEQRFSVERPKGNGCAERFQLKAVHEQLAALSQAPVSKPKKKKEKEKKKKEKDKEKHKAKAEEEKKPKQPSALPAKQPAPPKKLPARKANSTVTATRQPKKGAKGAERESEDEPPLPMTYDEKRQLSLDINRLPGEKLGRVVHIIQSREPSLRDSNPDEIEIDFETLKPSTLRELERYVKSCLQKKQRKPPQKGGSAGGGGPSRLSGTSSSSDTGSSSSSGSSSDSTDSD; translated from the exons ATGTTCACCAACTGCTACATCTACAACAAGGCAAGTCCCCACAGTGCAGGTTACATTACAAACACCATGTTCACCAACTGCTACATCTACAACAAGGCAAGTCCCCACAATGCAGGTTACATTACAAACACTGTGTTCACCAACTGCTACATCTACAACAAGGCAAGTCCCCACAATGCAGGTTACATTACAAACACTGTGTTCACCAACTGCTACATCTACAACAAGGCAAGTCCCCACAATGCAGGTTACATTACAAACACCATGTTCACCAACTGCTACATCTACAACAAGGCAAGTCCCCACAGTGCAGGTTACATTACAAACACCATGTTCACCAACTGCTACATCTACAACAAGGCAAGTCCCCACAATGCAGGTTACATTACAAACACTGTGTTCACCAACTGCTACATCTACAACAAGGCAAGTCCCCACAATGCAGGTTACATTACAAACACCATGTTCACCAACTGCTACATCTACAACAAGGCAAGTCCCCACAGTGCAGGTTACATTACAAACACCATGTTCACCAACTGCTACATCTACCACAAGGCAAGTCCCCACAATGCAGGTTACATTACAAACACCGTGTTCACCAACTGCTACATCTACAACAAGGCAAGTCCCCACAATGCAGGTTACATTACAAACACCATGTTCACCAACTGCTACATCTACAACAAG CCCTCGGATGACATCGTGCTCATGGCTCAGGCCCTAGAGAAGATCTTCCTGCAGAAAGTGGCCATGATGCcccaggaggaggtggagctgTTGCCCCCCGCCCCGAAGGTCAAGGGGCGGAAACCCCCCGGCACAG GGGGTCAGCAGGAGCCGGCCGTGTCCTCAGCCTCGCCTCCTCCGTCCTTCTCCAGCAGCACGCCCCCGGTGTCCCAGTCCCCCGTCATCGCCTCCACTCCAGTGCCAACCATCACCTCTAACATCCCCACAGTGCAGACCACGCCCACCGCCCCGCCCATGATGCCCGTAGTTCCCCCCGCGCAGCCTGTCATCAaa AAGAAGGGCGTGAAGCGGAAAGCTGACACCACCACGCCCACCACCTCCGCCATCACGGCCAGCCGCGGCGAGTcgccgccccccgtccccccggaGGCCAAGCCGGGcaaggcggcggcggcgggggggcggcgggagaGCACGGGGCGGCCCGTCAAGCCGCCCAAAAAGGACCTGGAGGACGGCGAGGCGGCGGCGACGGGGGGGCTGCCGGGGGGGAAGAAGGGCCGGCTGACGGAGCACATGCGCTACTGCGACAGCATCCTGCGCGAGATGCTCTCCAAGAAGCACGCCGCCTACGCCTGGCCCTTCTACAAGCCCGTGGACGCCGACGCCCTGCAGCTGCACGACTACCACGAGATCATCAAGCACCCCATGGACCTCAGCACCGTCAAG AAAAAGATGGATGAGCGGCAGTACCTGGACGCCCAGGGCTTTGCGGCGGACGTGCGGCTGATGTTCTCAAACTGTTACAAGTACAACCCGCCGGACCACGAGGTGGTCGCCATGGCCAGGAAACTGCAG GACGTGTTTGAGATGCGCTTCGCCAAGATGCCGGACGAGCCGGCGGAGGCCAgcccgcccctggccccgcccgccgAGGGCGTGGTCAGCAAGAGCCGGGAGAGCAGCGGGAGCAGTGGGGGGAGCTCCAGCTCGGACAGCTCCGACTCGGAGGAGGAGCGGGCCACCCGGCTGGCAGAGCTGCAGGAACAGGTGGGTGCGGAACAG CGATTCTCTGTGGAGCGCCCCAAGGGTAACGGGTGCGCCGAGCGTTTTCAG ctgaAGGCCGTTCATGAGCAGCTGGCCGCCCTGTCCCAGGCGCCGGTAAGtaaaccaaagaagaagaaagagaaggagaagaagaaaaaggagaaggaCAAAGAGAAGCACAAAGCGAaggcggaggaggagaagaagcccAAGCAGCCGTCCGCCCTGCCGGCCAAGCAGCCGGCCCCGCCCAAGAAGCTTCCGGCACGGAAGGCCAACAGCACCGTCACGGCAACCAG GCAGCCAAAGAAGGGGGCGAAGGGGGCCGAGCGCGAGTCGGAGGACGAGCCCCCGCTGCCCATGACGTACGACGAGAAGCGGCAGCTGAGCCTGGACATCAACCGGCTGCCGGGCGAGAAGCTGGGCCGCGTGGTGCACATCATCCAGTCCCGCGAGCCCTCGCTGCGCGACTCCAACCCCGACGAGATCGAAATCGACTTCGAGACGCTCAAGCCGTCCACGCTGCGCGAGCTGGAGCGCTACGTCAAGTCCTGTTTACAGAAGAAGCAGCGGAAACCGCCGC aGAAGGGCGGCtcggcgggcggcggcggcccctCCAGGCTCAGCGGGACCAGCAGCTCCTCGGACAcgggcagcagcagctccagcggCTCCAGCTCGGACAGCACCGACTCCGACTGA